The following are encoded in a window of Pseudomonas sp. St316 genomic DNA:
- a CDS encoding DUF3077 domain-containing protein: MTDQAAAKTIGYTPFHYCSDRPLFRVNGGVPLNEALQQASDLLHLAYRLAEDATFERKTDRHAWAAHYLMEMSKAVIDDVVKVMTVRPEESIHSNS; the protein is encoded by the coding sequence ATGACCGATCAAGCAGCAGCAAAAACTATCGGCTACACCCCATTCCATTATTGCTCCGATCGTCCGCTGTTCCGCGTTAACGGCGGTGTTCCGTTAAATGAAGCGTTGCAACAAGCGTCAGATCTCTTGCATCTCGCCTACCGGCTTGCAGAGGACGCAACTTTCGAAAGGAAAACGGACCGCCATGCCTGGGCTGCTCATTATTTAATGGAGATGAGCAAAGCAGTGATCGATGACGTAGTGAAAGTCATGACGGTTAGACCCGAGGAATCAATACACTCCAATAGCTAA
- a CDS encoding FAD-dependent oxidoreductase, producing the protein MAQTDILIVGAGPTGLVLALWLTRQGLAVRIIDKSRGPGETSRAMAVQARTLELYRQLDLADAVIDAGYKTPAMNMWALGKRKARIPLVDAGGDVSPYPFVLIYPQDRHEQLLVEQLKSLGVEVERQTELLSFEDRGDQVTARLKQADGREETLTAVYLAGCDGARSLVRHQVGSGFEGGTYKQLFYVADVSASGFEPAGEAHIAFDKSEFVLVFFYGEADQYRLIGTVRDERAEHPETLTFEDVGHDAINGLNIRINHVNWFSTYRVHHRVTDQFRWGRAFLLGDAAHVHSPAGGQGMNTGILDAINLAWKLAAVVKGQAPDTLLDSYQAERQAFAQKLVETTDRLFTFATAQGNFADFVRTRIAPLFASVAYKSEQVREYLFRMVSQTSLNYHESPLSAGKAGDVRGGDRLPWVPLLGADNYEPLATIGWQVHVYGEAREELKAWSSQHQIPLHTFAWQPEHHKAGLCQDAAYLLRPDTYVALADPQASTATLSQYFSDRGLTLLA; encoded by the coding sequence ATGGCGCAAACGGACATTCTCATTGTGGGAGCCGGCCCTACTGGATTGGTCCTGGCGTTATGGCTCACCCGGCAGGGGCTGGCTGTCAGGATCATCGACAAGAGCCGTGGGCCGGGAGAAACCTCGCGGGCCATGGCCGTCCAGGCCCGTACACTTGAGCTGTATCGCCAGCTCGACCTGGCCGATGCGGTCATCGACGCCGGGTACAAGACCCCGGCCATGAACATGTGGGCCCTGGGGAAGCGCAAGGCGCGGATTCCGCTGGTCGACGCTGGCGGGGATGTATCGCCTTATCCTTTTGTCCTCATATACCCCCAGGATCGTCATGAGCAGCTGTTGGTCGAGCAGCTCAAGTCCCTGGGCGTCGAAGTCGAGCGGCAGACTGAGCTGCTGTCTTTCGAGGACCGTGGCGACCAGGTTACCGCGCGCTTGAAACAGGCGGATGGTCGCGAAGAGACGCTCACGGCCGTTTACCTGGCAGGCTGCGATGGCGCGCGTTCGCTCGTGCGTCATCAGGTGGGGAGCGGCTTCGAGGGCGGTACCTATAAACAACTGTTCTACGTGGCGGACGTGTCCGCCAGCGGTTTCGAGCCTGCGGGTGAGGCCCATATCGCTTTTGATAAATCCGAATTCGTGTTGGTGTTTTTCTATGGCGAAGCTGATCAATATCGCCTGATCGGCACGGTTCGTGACGAACGTGCGGAACACCCGGAGACGCTGACGTTCGAGGACGTTGGCCATGACGCCATCAACGGCCTGAACATCAGGATCAATCACGTGAATTGGTTCTCCACTTACCGGGTCCATCATCGCGTCACGGATCAGTTCCGCTGGGGCAGGGCGTTTCTGCTGGGAGACGCGGCCCACGTCCACAGCCCGGCCGGTGGACAAGGCATGAACACCGGCATCCTCGACGCGATCAATCTGGCCTGGAAACTGGCGGCGGTGGTGAAGGGCCAGGCACCAGACACGTTACTCGACAGTTACCAGGCCGAACGCCAGGCATTTGCGCAAAAGCTTGTGGAAACGACGGACCGGCTGTTCACCTTTGCCACAGCCCAAGGCAATTTTGCCGATTTCGTGCGCACGCGCATCGCACCGCTCTTCGCAAGTGTTGCTTACAAAAGCGAGCAGGTACGTGAGTATCTGTTCCGGATGGTGTCCCAAACCTCCTTGAATTATCACGAGAGCCCGTTGAGTGCCGGCAAGGCGGGGGACGTACGGGGTGGTGACCGTTTGCCCTGGGTACCGCTGCTGGGGGCCGACAACTACGAACCGCTAGCGACCATCGGCTGGCAGGTGCATGTCTACGGCGAGGCCCGGGAGGAGCTGAAAGCCTGGAGCAGCCAGCACCAAATCCCCCTGCACACGTTCGCCTGGCAGCCCGAGCATCACAAAGCCGGGTTGTGTCAGGACGCCGCCTATCTGCTGCGCCCCGATACCTACGTCGCCCTGGCGGATCCGCAAGCGTCTACGGCAACGTTGAGCCAGTATTTCAGCGACCGGGGCTTAACGTTGTTGGCTTGA
- a CDS encoding methyl-accepting chemotaxis protein, which yields MNLPNLFNKARTRTQGTVSVACTFAELDQTLADVRITPVLVTGFVSPHLDIDQVAAKVKKRFPNSAISLCTTSGELCNGTNALYCQTGETWDRVVLQLFDASVIVSAEVVMVPLECEDIRGGGKRLAMRERIARLVNNIKQAQVSTPIDHRDTLAYVVFDGLSASESFFMEALYESGRFPCLFVGGSAGGKTDFKKTLISDGQRSYQNHAQIVFLKTAADVRFGVFKSQNFQPAGLTFSVLTASVEDRTIDQVIDSRGNIKSMVQALCDAFECSAQALEKKLGDYSFAIRVGDELFVRSIARIDYQQQIIQLFCDVAPGEELVMVKRTPLREATRLDYEKFLKGKGGHPVAAILNDCILRRLNNSGDLGSMAGIFGDVPLAGFSTFGEILGLNLNQTLTAIFFFRITKGASFVDEYVDNFIAHYGEFKAFFLRRQVKKLAGLNHVVVKQIMAFKMNDFSSALDTRGLDNTILPVFDGLTDLGQVLAQASQQQALMATQIKHYSGELHLSMDDLTGTIDRQNSVAEQAGTTVEQLATQAGEAVLGARALASSSLRIQSIVQVIQQIAGQTNLLALNAAIEAARAGEMGRGFAVVADEVRKLAEITRKNAAEIGVDIDLLSTEIQGVAQQIEDQSVAVSALREMLDALEDSSRTTEGTAQRTKAIADTLTGLTHAGA from the coding sequence ATGAACCTACCGAATCTCTTCAACAAAGCCCGAACCCGCACTCAAGGGACGGTCAGCGTGGCCTGCACCTTTGCTGAACTGGACCAGACGCTGGCCGACGTACGAATCACTCCAGTGCTGGTCACCGGGTTCGTCTCCCCACACCTGGACATCGACCAGGTCGCCGCCAAGGTCAAGAAGCGTTTTCCCAACAGCGCCATCAGCCTGTGCACGACGTCGGGCGAGCTGTGTAACGGCACGAACGCGTTGTATTGCCAGACCGGGGAGACCTGGGATCGGGTGGTGCTGCAGCTGTTTGACGCCAGTGTGATTGTGTCGGCCGAGGTGGTGATGGTGCCGTTGGAGTGCGAGGACATTCGCGGTGGCGGCAAGCGCTTGGCCATGCGTGAGCGAATCGCCAGGCTGGTGAATAACATCAAGCAGGCGCAAGTGAGTACGCCGATCGATCATCGCGATACCTTGGCCTATGTGGTGTTCGATGGTCTTTCGGCCTCCGAGTCGTTCTTTATGGAGGCGCTCTATGAGTCGGGACGTTTCCCCTGCCTGTTCGTCGGCGGCTCGGCCGGTGGCAAGACGGATTTCAAAAAGACCCTGATCAGCGATGGTCAACGCAGTTATCAGAATCATGCGCAGATTGTCTTCCTGAAAACCGCAGCGGACGTGCGCTTCGGGGTGTTCAAGAGTCAGAATTTCCAACCTGCCGGGCTGACGTTCAGCGTGCTGACCGCGTCGGTCGAAGACCGCACCATCGACCAGGTCATCGACAGCCGGGGGAACATCAAGAGCATGGTCCAGGCACTGTGCGATGCGTTCGAGTGCAGTGCCCAGGCGCTGGAAAAGAAGCTGGGCGACTATTCATTCGCTATCCGCGTGGGCGATGAGCTGTTCGTACGTTCCATTGCCCGTATCGACTATCAGCAGCAGATCATCCAGCTGTTCTGCGACGTCGCGCCCGGCGAAGAACTGGTGATGGTCAAGCGCACGCCCCTTCGTGAGGCGACCCGACTCGACTACGAGAAATTCCTCAAGGGCAAAGGCGGCCATCCGGTGGCCGCCATTCTCAACGACTGCATCCTGCGCCGCCTCAACAACAGCGGCGATCTGGGCAGCATGGCCGGTATTTTTGGGGATGTGCCTTTGGCCGGCTTCTCGACGTTTGGTGAAATCCTCGGTTTGAACCTGAACCAGACGCTCACGGCGATTTTCTTCTTTCGAATCACCAAGGGCGCCAGCTTTGTCGACGAGTACGTCGATAACTTCATCGCCCACTATGGTGAGTTCAAGGCGTTTTTCCTGCGCCGCCAGGTCAAGAAACTGGCAGGCCTGAACCATGTCGTGGTCAAGCAGATCATGGCGTTCAAGATGAATGACTTCAGCAGCGCCTTGGACACTCGTGGCCTGGATAACACCATTCTGCCGGTGTTCGACGGCCTGACGGACCTGGGTCAGGTACTGGCACAGGCCAGCCAGCAACAAGCGCTGATGGCGACGCAAATCAAGCATTACTCTGGCGAACTGCACCTGTCGATGGATGACCTGACGGGCACGATCGACCGGCAAAACAGCGTCGCCGAGCAGGCCGGTACGACCGTCGAGCAGCTTGCCACGCAAGCGGGTGAAGCGGTGCTGGGCGCTCGTGCGCTCGCCAGTTCGAGCTTGCGTATCCAGTCGATCGTCCAGGTCATCCAGCAAATCGCCGGACAGACCAACCTGTTGGCCCTCAACGCCGCCATTGAAGCGGCGCGCGCCGGGGAGATGGGCAGAGGGTTTGCGGTGGTGGCCGATGAGGTTCGCAAGCTCGCGGAAATCACCCGCAAGAATGCCGCTGAAATCGGCGTGGACATTGACCTGCTATCAACGGAGATCCAAGGGGTCGCCCAACAGATCGAAGACCAGTCCGTCGCCGTGAGCGCCCTGCGCGAGATGCTCGATGCCCTGGAAGACTCGAGCCGCACCACCGAAGGCACCGCGCAACGCACGAAGGCCATCGCGGACACCTTGACCGGGCTGACTCACGCCGGTGCTTGA
- a CDS encoding TauD/TfdA family dioxygenase, whose protein sequence is MTSIEHLNGRSELFSMAPTDASAQSLPVLVQGTSGQSIHDLDTSIRDSLAHALSTVGGVLFRGFTVATPIDFKRFAASFGAPLASYEFGSTPRSKVFAGVYSSTEYPAHQFIPLHNEQAYTRPWPSRIWFHCIKASETGGETPIADSRLIYQRMPAEIRELFASRELLYVRNYSGALDLPWEKVFNTQDRAQVERYCQDNDIEWEWKADGDLRTRQRCAAVQQHPETGEWVWFNQAHLFHVSAIEPSVRASLLAAVGEENLPRHVYFGDGSAIADDMLDTVREVYRETAISFPWQPGDVLMLDNRLVAHGRNPFTGDRKVIVAMA, encoded by the coding sequence ATGACCTCAATCGAACACCTGAACGGGCGTTCCGAGCTTTTTTCAATGGCGCCCACGGATGCAAGCGCCCAGTCGCTACCCGTGCTGGTGCAGGGGACATCGGGGCAGTCGATCCACGATCTGGACACTTCGATTCGCGATAGCCTGGCCCATGCCCTGAGCACCGTTGGCGGGGTGTTGTTTCGCGGTTTCACCGTCGCCACGCCCATCGATTTCAAGCGCTTCGCCGCCAGCTTCGGCGCGCCGCTGGCCAGTTACGAATTCGGCTCCACGCCGCGCAGCAAAGTTTTCGCCGGGGTCTATAGCTCCACCGAGTACCCGGCCCATCAGTTCATTCCTTTGCACAACGAGCAGGCCTATACCCGCCCGTGGCCTTCGCGGATCTGGTTCCACTGCATCAAGGCCAGTGAAACCGGCGGCGAGACCCCGATTGCCGACAGCCGCCTGATCTACCAGCGCATGCCTGCCGAGATCCGCGAGCTGTTCGCCAGCCGCGAGTTGCTCTACGTGCGCAACTACAGCGGCGCCCTGGACCTGCCCTGGGAAAAAGTCTTCAACACCCAGGACCGCGCCCAGGTCGAACGCTACTGCCAGGACAACGACATCGAGTGGGAATGGAAAGCCGATGGCGACCTGCGCACCCGCCAGCGTTGCGCCGCCGTGCAGCAGCATCCCGAGACCGGTGAGTGGGTCTGGTTCAACCAGGCGCACCTGTTCCATGTCTCGGCCATCGAACCGAGCGTGCGCGCCAGCCTGCTGGCGGCAGTGGGTGAAGAGAACCTGCCGCGCCATGTCTATTTCGGCGACGGCTCGGCCATTGCCGACGACATGCTCGACACCGTGCGCGAGGTCTACCGCGAGACGGCCATCAGTTTCCCCTGGCAGCCCGGCGATGTCCTGATGCTCGACAACCGACTGGTGGCACACGGTCGCAATCCTTTCACCGGTGACCGCAAAGTCATCGTCGCCATGGCGTGA
- a CDS encoding TonB-dependent receptor: MNFKKNTIALAVGSAIGLSNGAWAAEETGKMEIAPITVTGEKIDRTLEKTQSSVVVVTDKNLREHGDKDLVDVFARTPGVYSQAGNENWGIRGVPVSGFDDQGPAALNGAVSVYVDGAVQPNRALTLSPVPLWDAEQVEIFLGPQSTTQGRNSLAGAVVIQTKNPTFEPSFSAQTNVGNNGEHGAAVAGGGAIVDDKIAGRIAVDYSDGDGYIRNTTLDKDANPHRTSNARGKLLILPNDDTDVLLTYAHSEHRQGDRSTMRGADGKPSYYDIASNTEAFDNLKQDTLSAKVDYRLNDAWSLTSMTANTSTDYTNRLDFDQTAVDNEVVLRKQDGNLFSQELRLNYASDTVKSFVGAYYGHNTNKFHDRLLFDDVLVRTVKGDTKIENKAVFGEVNWTFAPRWTLITGLRYDHETNDTDIEADGRFVPEKVKKSFDAVLPKLGIDYELATDQYLGFMVQKGYRGGGVNLRSGSGHQAYDPEYTTNYELSYRGSFFDKTLRTRANLYYTDWKDQQVSVRQSGSNVIDIYNAGRSDIKGLEVFVEKDITEQLTLNVGGAITDSKYKDFVADNGQDRSGESFLYSPKYKASVGGVYRFDDRLIFGTDIVYQSTAPSEYEFDSNGKVTGERKSDAYVLVNFNTEYKVTKNVAVSAYVKNAFDKEYVTNNRNDEIIDVGAPRTFGMILRYDM; the protein is encoded by the coding sequence GTGAATTTCAAAAAGAACACAATTGCGTTGGCTGTAGGGTCGGCCATCGGCCTGAGCAACGGCGCATGGGCGGCTGAAGAAACCGGCAAGATGGAGATCGCTCCAATCACCGTGACGGGTGAAAAAATCGACCGCACCCTCGAGAAGACCCAGTCCAGCGTCGTGGTCGTCACCGACAAGAATCTGCGTGAGCACGGCGACAAGGACCTGGTGGATGTGTTTGCCCGCACGCCCGGTGTCTATAGCCAGGCCGGCAATGAGAACTGGGGTATCCGTGGCGTGCCGGTGTCCGGTTTCGACGACCAGGGCCCGGCGGCCCTCAACGGTGCGGTATCGGTGTATGTCGACGGTGCCGTGCAGCCGAACCGCGCGCTGACCCTCAGCCCGGTCCCGCTCTGGGATGCCGAACAGGTCGAAATATTCCTCGGTCCACAGTCCACCACCCAGGGTCGTAACTCCCTGGCCGGTGCGGTGGTTATCCAGACTAAAAATCCAACCTTCGAGCCTTCCTTCTCGGCGCAAACCAATGTGGGGAACAATGGTGAGCACGGAGCGGCCGTGGCGGGTGGCGGAGCCATCGTGGATGACAAGATCGCCGGACGTATCGCCGTGGATTATTCCGACGGTGACGGCTACATCCGCAACACCACGCTCGATAAAGACGCCAACCCGCATCGCACCAGCAATGCCCGTGGCAAATTGCTGATCCTGCCCAATGACGACACCGACGTGTTGCTCACCTACGCCCACAGCGAACATCGCCAGGGGGATCGTTCCACGATGCGCGGCGCCGACGGCAAGCCGAGCTATTACGACATTGCGTCCAACACCGAGGCGTTCGACAACCTCAAGCAGGATACCCTCAGCGCCAAGGTGGATTATCGCCTGAACGATGCCTGGTCGCTGACCAGCATGACCGCCAATACCAGTACGGACTACACCAACCGGCTGGACTTTGACCAGACAGCGGTGGACAACGAGGTCGTTTTACGTAAGCAAGACGGGAACCTGTTCAGCCAGGAACTGCGTTTGAATTACGCCTCGGACACGGTGAAGAGTTTCGTTGGCGCCTACTATGGCCACAACACCAACAAGTTCCACGATCGGTTGTTGTTCGATGACGTGCTGGTGCGTACCGTCAAAGGTGATACCAAGATTGAAAACAAGGCGGTGTTCGGTGAAGTCAACTGGACGTTCGCGCCGCGCTGGACGTTGATCACCGGCCTGCGTTACGACCATGAGACGAACGATACCGATATCGAGGCGGATGGCCGTTTCGTCCCCGAGAAGGTCAAGAAGTCGTTTGATGCCGTGCTGCCGAAACTCGGCATCGACTACGAACTGGCCACGGACCAGTACCTCGGGTTCATGGTGCAGAAGGGCTATCGCGGTGGCGGTGTCAACCTGCGCTCCGGCAGTGGTCACCAGGCCTACGACCCGGAATACACCACCAACTACGAGCTGTCCTATCGCGGTTCGTTCTTCGACAAGACCCTGCGTACCCGCGCCAACCTGTACTACACCGACTGGAAAGACCAGCAGGTCAGCGTGCGGCAGTCCGGTAGCAACGTCATTGATATCTACAACGCCGGTCGCAGTGACATCAAGGGCCTGGAAGTCTTCGTCGAAAAAGACATCACCGAACAACTGACCCTGAATGTCGGTGGCGCCATTACCGATAGCAAATACAAGGACTTCGTCGCTGACAATGGCCAGGACAGGAGCGGCGAATCGTTCCTCTACTCACCTAAATACAAGGCCTCGGTGGGTGGTGTCTATCGCTTCGACGATCGCCTGATATTTGGCACGGACATTGTCTATCAGAGCACCGCGCCTTCAGAGTACGAATTCGACTCAAACGGCAAAGTCACTGGTGAACGTAAGAGCGACGCCTATGTGCTGGTGAACTTCAACACCGAGTACAAAGTCACCAAGAACGTCGCCGTGTCCGCCTACGTCAAGAATGCGTTTGACAAAGAGTATGTCACTAACAATCGCAACGACGAAATCATCGACGTCGGCGCGCCGCGCACGTTTGGCATGATCCTGCGTTACGACATGTAA
- a CDS encoding diaminobutyrate--2-oxoglutarate transaminase, with amino-acid sequence MSAFSNVTAGGAQQLRLLHTGLSSPYCLDSTPLLERQQQQESNARSYPRRIPLVLERAHGIYVQDSRGQVFVDCLAGAGTLALGHNHPVIIEAITQVMAAGVPMHTLDLTTPVKDAFVQEIFACLPSEFARHARIQFCGPSGADAVEAALKLTRTATGRHSVLAFEGAYHGMTLGTLAISGNLSPKNALGALMPGVQRLPFPHDYRCPFGVAGDQAVTLNVRYLEHLLNDPESGVTAPAAMILEPIQGEGGVIAAPDRWLQELRRLTQAHGIPLIVDEIQCGIARSGRMFGFEQSGITPDVITLSKAIGGGLPLSVMVYHESLDVWQPGAHAGTFRGNQLAMAAGTATLRFIRDQGLVQHAETVGAHLQKQLRALQSEFAWIGDVRGRGLMLGMEIVDPQGSPDVQGHPPVDTARAKAFQQACLRHGLIVELGGRHGATVRFLPPLIITEQEIDFVAKILFQAASTINERPAG; translated from the coding sequence ATGAGTGCTTTTTCGAATGTCACAGCAGGTGGCGCGCAACAGCTACGCCTGTTGCATACCGGCCTGTCGAGTCCTTACTGCCTCGACTCGACGCCGCTGCTGGAGCGCCAGCAACAGCAGGAGTCCAACGCCCGCAGTTACCCGCGACGCATTCCCCTGGTGCTTGAAAGGGCCCATGGTATTTATGTGCAGGACAGCCGCGGACAAGTGTTCGTCGATTGCCTGGCCGGTGCCGGGACCCTGGCGCTGGGGCACAACCATCCGGTGATCATCGAAGCCATCACCCAGGTCATGGCGGCCGGTGTGCCGATGCACACCCTGGACCTCACGACCCCGGTGAAAGACGCATTCGTCCAGGAAATTTTCGCTTGCCTGCCCAGCGAGTTCGCTCGCCACGCACGCATCCAGTTCTGCGGCCCGAGCGGGGCCGATGCGGTCGAGGCCGCGCTCAAACTGACCCGTACCGCCACGGGGCGACACTCGGTCCTGGCGTTCGAAGGGGCCTATCACGGGATGACCCTGGGCACGCTGGCCATCAGCGGCAACCTGTCGCCCAAAAACGCCCTCGGCGCGTTGATGCCAGGTGTACAGCGCCTGCCGTTCCCCCACGATTACCGCTGCCCGTTCGGGGTGGCCGGCGATCAGGCGGTCACGTTGAACGTGCGTTACCTGGAGCACCTGCTCAACGACCCGGAAAGCGGCGTAACCGCACCGGCGGCGATGATCCTGGAGCCGATCCAGGGCGAGGGCGGGGTGATTGCCGCGCCGGACCGCTGGCTGCAGGAGCTGCGCCGATTGACCCAGGCCCATGGCATCCCACTGATCGTCGATGAGATCCAGTGCGGCATCGCCCGCAGCGGGCGGATGTTCGGCTTCGAGCAATCGGGTATCACGCCGGATGTCATCACCCTGTCCAAAGCCATTGGCGGTGGCTTGCCGCTGTCGGTCATGGTCTACCACGAGTCGCTGGACGTCTGGCAACCGGGTGCCCACGCCGGCACATTCCGCGGCAATCAACTGGCGATGGCGGCAGGCACCGCGACCTTGCGCTTCATTCGCGATCAAGGCTTGGTCCAACACGCCGAAACGGTGGGCGCCCACCTGCAAAAACAACTGCGGGCGCTGCAAAGCGAGTTCGCCTGGATCGGCGACGTGCGCGGTCGCGGCCTGATGCTCGGCATGGAAATCGTCGACCCGCAGGGCAGCCCTGATGTACAGGGCCATCCTCCGGTGGACACGGCCCGAGCCAAGGCTTTCCAACAGGCTTGCCTGAGGCACGGCTTGATCGTTGAACTGGGCGGACGCCACGGCGCAACCGTACGCTTCCTGCCGCCGCTGATCATCACCGAGCAGGAAATCGATTTCGTCGCGAAAATCCTGTTCCAGGCCGCAAGCACAATCAACGAGCGCCCCGCAGGCTGA
- the yghU gene encoding glutathione-dependent disulfide-bond oxidoreductase, translated as MSKASYVPPKVWKNDAPSGGQFASINRPIAGPTHEKALPVGKHPLQLYSLATPNGVKVTLLLEELLALGHTGAEYDAWLIRIGEGDQFSSGFVQINPNSKIPALLDRSAEPAIRVFESGSILLYLAEKFGAFLPTDPAGRTETLNWLFWQMGAAPYLGGGFGHFYAYAPEKLEYPINRFTMEAKRQLDVLDRRLGESQYLAGDDYTIADIAVWPWYGQLVRNNVYGAAEFLSAHEYTHVQRWAEEIAKRPAVLRGQRVNRTWGDEASQVPERHEAADLG; from the coding sequence ATGAGCAAAGCGTCCTACGTTCCGCCCAAGGTCTGGAAAAATGACGCCCCGTCTGGCGGCCAGTTCGCCAGCATCAACCGCCCTATCGCCGGGCCGACCCACGAAAAAGCCTTGCCGGTTGGCAAGCACCCGCTGCAGCTCTACTCCCTGGCCACGCCCAACGGCGTGAAGGTGACCCTCCTGCTGGAGGAACTGCTGGCGCTGGGTCATACCGGCGCGGAGTACGATGCCTGGCTGATCCGCATTGGCGAAGGTGACCAGTTCTCCAGCGGTTTTGTCCAGATCAACCCCAACTCCAAGATCCCGGCCCTGCTGGACCGCAGCGCAGAGCCCGCCATCCGCGTCTTTGAGTCCGGTTCGATCCTGCTGTACCTGGCGGAAAAATTCGGCGCCTTCCTGCCCACCGATCCGGCAGGTCGCACCGAAACACTGAACTGGCTGTTCTGGCAGATGGGCGCCGCCCCGTACCTGGGTGGCGGCTTCGGACATTTCTACGCCTATGCGCCCGAGAAGCTCGAATACCCGATCAATCGCTTCACCATGGAGGCCAAGCGTCAACTCGACGTGCTGGATCGTCGCCTTGGCGAAAGCCAATACCTGGCAGGCGATGACTACACCATCGCCGACATCGCGGTCTGGCCCTGGTATGGCCAACTGGTGCGCAACAACGTCTACGGCGCCGCCGAGTTCCTGAGTGCTCACGAATACACCCATGTGCAGCGTTGGGCAGAAGAAATCGCCAAGCGCCCCGCCGTCCTGCGCGGACAGCGGGTCAACCGCACGTGGGGCGATGAGGCGAGCCAGGTGCCGGAGCGCCATGAGGCTGCGGATCTGGGCTGA